The following are from one region of the Rosistilla carotiformis genome:
- a CDS encoding histidine triad nucleotide-binding protein, translating into MTETIFSKIIRKEIPAKIVFEDDLCLAFHDIAPKAPVHVLVIPKKAIRSVADLEPEDHALIGHLFGVIRQVAEQLGLEKGYRVITNSGPEGGQEVLHLHFHVLGGRQLTWSPA; encoded by the coding sequence ATGACTGAAACCATTTTCTCCAAGATCATCCGCAAGGAAATTCCCGCCAAGATCGTCTTTGAGGATGATCTCTGTCTGGCGTTTCACGATATCGCTCCCAAAGCTCCGGTTCACGTGTTGGTGATCCCGAAGAAGGCGATCCGCAGCGTTGCCGATCTGGAGCCGGAAGATCACGCGTTGATCGGTCACTTGTTTGGTGTGATCCGCCAAGTTGCTGAGCAATTGGGGCTGGAAAAAGGTTATCGCGTGATCACCAACAGCGGCCCCGAGGGAGGCCAGGAGGTGCTGCATCTACACTTCCACGTGCTCGGCGGCCGGCAACTCACCTGGTCCCCGGCGTAA
- a CDS encoding type II secretion system F family protein, whose protein sequence is MSQALAARFCRRMATGFHAGVDLLKLCQREAQHGSPKHKAAMEAVAAQLRDGTPMARAMIDVAEGKYFPPLMIQMVHIGETTGRLERTLKELADHYDHRIAMQRMFLMGIAWPMLQLIAGIGVIGLAILITQMLGSEFNAVGLNMTQYLTLVTLFFGSIAAVVLAIKFNAFGCHRLFALVYRIPKAGEALQTIALSRICWTLSLALDSGMDAMRSVKMALQSTQNDHFASRADTAIATIKSGGTLTESFASTGIFPEEFLHFVEVAELSGTDAESLGNLADIYDQRAKTATRVLVGVMTGVIWAAVTILLVAIILKMAMSVFGVYDEALKM, encoded by the coding sequence ATGAGCCAAGCGTTAGCGGCGAGGTTCTGTCGCCGAATGGCGACGGGGTTTCACGCCGGCGTCGACCTGCTGAAGCTGTGTCAGCGGGAAGCGCAGCACGGATCGCCAAAGCACAAAGCGGCGATGGAAGCGGTCGCCGCCCAGCTCCGCGACGGCACGCCGATGGCTCGCGCGATGATCGACGTTGCCGAGGGGAAATATTTCCCGCCGCTGATGATCCAAATGGTTCACATCGGCGAGACGACGGGGCGGCTGGAACGAACGCTCAAGGAATTGGCCGATCACTACGACCATCGGATCGCGATGCAGCGGATGTTTCTGATGGGGATCGCTTGGCCGATGTTGCAATTGATCGCCGGGATCGGGGTGATCGGGTTGGCGATTCTGATCACGCAGATGCTTGGATCGGAATTCAACGCCGTCGGTTTGAACATGACACAGTATCTCACGCTGGTCACGTTGTTCTTCGGCTCGATCGCTGCGGTGGTGCTGGCGATCAAGTTCAACGCGTTTGGATGCCACCGATTGTTCGCCCTCGTCTATCGGATTCCCAAGGCGGGGGAAGCGCTGCAGACGATCGCGCTGTCGCGGATCTGCTGGACGCTTTCGCTAGCATTGGACTCGGGGATGGATGCGATGCGGAGCGTGAAGATGGCGTTGCAGAGCACGCAGAACGATCACTTCGCCTCGCGGGCCGACACTGCGATCGCAACGATCAAATCGGGCGGAACTCTCACCGAATCATTTGCCTCCACCGGCATCTTCCCCGAAGAATTCCTGCACTTTGTCGAGGTCGCCGAACTCTCGGGAACCGACGCCGAATCGCTTGGAAACCTCGCTGACATCTACGATCAACGCGCCAAAACGGCCACGCGAGTCCTGGTCGGTGTGATGACCGGCGTGATCTGGGCTGCCGTAACCATCCTGTTGGTCGCTATTATTTTGAAGATGGCCATGAGTGTGTTTGGGGTCTACGACGAAGCGTTAAAGATGTAG
- a CDS encoding SLC13 family permease, whose product MVWESWFTIAIVCVLLYALARRWASTDLLVLASLAALVTVGELSTAFALDSRSLNPEATFYLPTVAQAIDGFGSRSVVTIALLFAAVVGLELTGGTELATSWLLRRPKSTVDAQLRLVAPVAALSAFLNNTPIVAAMLPVVTDLAKKMQVSPSKFFLPLSYAAILGGMCTLMGTSTNIMVYDMIQQSPGGRPLHFFEPAWVGLPATLIGILYMTVGSRWLMRDRKPAVSTSDDPRQYTVEMEVVPGGPLAGQSIEDAGLRHLPGLYLAEIERGGEVFQAVRPTQKLQSGDILIFVGMLESVVDLQKIRGLEIASEQARKVAAPAWNRSLVEAVVSPRCPLVSKSIREGGFRTHYGAAVIAVARGDRRVPGKLGDVVLQPGDVLLLDAPASFTQSRRDTRDFFLVSAVENASVRRPERAWIALGVITLMVLAAASGFLDLTTAALCAVIAMICSRCCTSTEARRGIDWSVLVVIGAALGIGKAMETTGAAAGIADTILLLAGNNPMFVLAAVYLSTMLCTELITNNAAAALMFPMAWSAASSMPGVDPLPFAIAVMIAASAGFATPFGYQTNLMVYGPGGYRFTDYLRFGGPLDLIVFAVAMVMIPWVWPLQ is encoded by the coding sequence TTGGTTTGGGAAAGTTGGTTTACGATCGCCATCGTATGCGTCTTGCTGTACGCGTTGGCTCGCCGCTGGGCATCGACCGATCTATTGGTCCTGGCCAGCCTGGCCGCCTTGGTCACGGTCGGCGAACTGTCGACAGCGTTTGCCTTGGACAGCCGGTCGTTGAACCCGGAGGCAACCTTTTATCTGCCGACCGTCGCTCAAGCGATCGACGGATTTGGCAGCCGCAGCGTCGTTACGATCGCGCTGTTGTTCGCTGCGGTCGTTGGGCTGGAATTGACCGGCGGCACCGAACTGGCAACCAGTTGGCTGTTGCGGCGACCGAAGTCTACCGTCGATGCACAGCTGCGATTAGTTGCTCCCGTGGCGGCGTTAAGCGCGTTCCTGAACAACACTCCGATCGTCGCTGCGATGTTGCCGGTCGTGACCGATCTGGCGAAGAAGATGCAGGTCAGCCCTAGCAAGTTCTTTCTGCCGCTCAGCTACGCCGCGATCCTTGGCGGAATGTGCACCCTGATGGGAACCAGCACCAACATCATGGTCTACGACATGATCCAACAGAGTCCCGGTGGGCGGCCGCTGCACTTTTTTGAACCCGCTTGGGTTGGATTGCCTGCGACCTTGATCGGGATCCTATACATGACCGTTGGCAGCCGCTGGTTGATGCGCGATCGCAAGCCCGCGGTCAGCACCAGCGACGATCCGCGGCAGTACACCGTGGAGATGGAGGTGGTTCCGGGCGGTCCCTTGGCCGGTCAATCGATCGAAGATGCGGGGCTGCGACATCTGCCAGGCCTCTACCTCGCCGAGATCGAACGGGGGGGCGAAGTCTTTCAAGCGGTTCGGCCGACACAGAAGCTGCAGTCGGGCGATATCTTGATCTTCGTCGGGATGCTCGAATCGGTCGTCGATCTGCAAAAGATTCGTGGGCTCGAGATCGCGTCGGAACAGGCGAGGAAAGTCGCCGCGCCGGCCTGGAACCGATCGCTGGTCGAAGCGGTTGTTTCGCCGCGGTGCCCGTTGGTCAGCAAATCGATTCGCGAGGGAGGCTTCCGTACGCATTACGGAGCCGCCGTGATCGCCGTCGCTCGAGGCGACCGCCGCGTGCCGGGCAAGCTGGGCGATGTCGTGCTGCAACCGGGCGACGTGCTGCTGTTGGATGCGCCCGCTTCGTTCACTCAATCTCGCCGCGATACTCGCGACTTCTTCTTAGTCAGTGCCGTTGAAAACGCTTCGGTTCGGCGTCCCGAACGGGCCTGGATCGCCTTGGGTGTGATCACGCTGATGGTCCTGGCTGCGGCAAGCGGTTTCCTGGATCTGACCACTGCAGCGCTCTGTGCGGTGATCGCCATGATCTGCTCGCGTTGCTGCACGTCGACCGAAGCGCGGCGTGGGATCGACTGGTCGGTGCTTGTCGTGATCGGCGCCGCCTTGGGAATTGGCAAAGCGATGGAGACGACCGGCGCAGCAGCGGGAATCGCCGACACGATCTTATTGCTCGCCGGCAACAACCCGATGTTTGTCCTGGCAGCGGTCTATCTATCGACGATGCTCTGCACTGAATTGATCACCAACAACGCGGCGGCGGCGCTGATGTTCCCGATGGCTTGGAGCGCGGCGTCGAGCATGCCTGGCGTCGATCCGCTGCCCTTTGCGATCGCGGTGATGATCGCCGCATCGGCCGGCTTTGCCACGCCTTTTGGATATCAAACCAATCTGATGGTCTACGGCCCCGGCGGCTATCGCTTCACCGATTACCTGCGGTTTGGCGGGCCGTTGGATTTGATCGTGTTCGCCGTGGCGATGGTCATGATCCCCTGGGTCTGGCCGCTGCAGTGA
- a CDS encoding protein kinase family protein, with amino-acid sequence MSHNKIIGSAQWMLVTLVAIGMFSSLVILRAYGQESPAPDADQKIQDSIRSALQGESSTAPAEEPLLGDVLDLIRRQGSILDGSTLDTEDDSKPEQAESTAVSDAHYRVAEMLLKTSRMLAALPGQGDLERQQLVRQMRRQAAKCLQGGEPTPPDNVFFQPAGDPVAPMQFGDDTNEE; translated from the coding sequence ATGTCGCACAACAAAATTATCGGTTCGGCGCAGTGGATGCTCGTGACGTTGGTCGCCATCGGTATGTTCTCGTCGCTTGTCATTTTGAGAGCTTATGGACAGGAATCGCCAGCCCCCGACGCGGATCAAAAGATCCAGGATTCGATCCGCAGCGCGCTGCAAGGCGAATCGTCGACCGCGCCGGCGGAAGAGCCGCTGTTGGGCGACGTGCTGGATTTAATTCGTCGCCAGGGAAGCATCCTCGACGGATCGACTCTGGACACCGAAGACGATTCCAAACCGGAGCAGGCGGAATCGACCGCGGTCTCCGACGCGCATTATCGCGTCGCCGAGATGCTGTTAAAGACGTCGCGGATGCTCGCCGCACTGCCGGGCCAAGGCGACCTTGAGCGTCAGCAGCTGGTTCGCCAGATGCGACGGCAAGCAGCCAAGTGCCTGCAGGGCGGAGAACCAACACCGCCGGACAACGTTTTCTTCCAGCCGGCGGGCGATCCTGTCGCACCGATGCAATTTGGCGACGATACAAACGAAGAGTGA
- a CDS encoding tetratricopeptide repeat protein, translating to MSFENVGFHGTVRSARCDKPMAGRIRRAACLVLLLLGASTEVNAQFDQVYPLRGAPMNGEFVDSTPTTVTIKVQGSDREIAVNEIRRLGFKEDPPELKQARSRVSAGDYQAAMDELKKINPASVTRTIILQDLQFYLALCEGKLALSSGGDKAKAAAAMLAFVRKASKSHHFFAAAETLGDLAVALNKAPEAIKYYGAISAQAPWPEYKMHAVMLEARALLAQQDYANAQKKFASLAGVSAATPEIKRQQLLAEVGVARCQAETGAADAAIAAIQKLIADNDESDAELFGRAYNALGACYLKANKPKEALMAYLHVDVLFYSEPDIHAEALYQLSKLWEQVKNPDRSVAARNLLNDRYAGSRWASM from the coding sequence ATGAGTTTTGAGAACGTTGGTTTCCACGGAACCGTTCGGAGCGCTCGCTGCGACAAGCCGATGGCTGGCCGGATACGAAGGGCTGCCTGCCTTGTCTTGTTGTTGCTCGGAGCTTCGACTGAGGTGAACGCCCAGTTCGACCAAGTTTATCCGCTGCGTGGCGCCCCGATGAATGGCGAATTCGTCGATTCCACACCGACAACCGTTACGATCAAGGTCCAAGGAAGCGACCGAGAGATCGCGGTCAACGAAATTCGCCGGCTTGGTTTTAAGGAAGATCCGCCGGAGCTGAAACAAGCGCGCTCCCGCGTGTCGGCGGGCGACTACCAAGCGGCGATGGACGAGCTGAAGAAAATCAATCCGGCCAGCGTCACACGGACGATCATTTTGCAAGACCTGCAATTTTATTTGGCGCTCTGCGAAGGCAAGCTAGCCCTTTCCAGCGGTGGCGACAAGGCAAAGGCTGCGGCGGCGATGTTGGCCTTCGTTCGGAAAGCTTCCAAAAGCCATCACTTCTTTGCGGCGGCGGAAACGCTGGGCGATCTGGCCGTGGCCTTGAACAAGGCTCCCGAAGCGATCAAATATTACGGCGCGATCTCGGCGCAGGCTCCTTGGCCCGAATACAAGATGCACGCGGTGATGCTGGAAGCCCGCGCCTTATTGGCACAGCAGGACTACGCCAATGCACAAAAGAAATTTGCCTCACTAGCGGGCGTTTCCGCTGCCACGCCGGAGATCAAACGGCAGCAGTTACTAGCGGAAGTAGGCGTGGCGCGATGCCAAGCGGAAACGGGAGCAGCCGATGCCGCGATCGCTGCGATCCAGAAGTTGATTGCCGACAACGACGAATCGGACGCGGAATTGTTTGGCCGCGCCTATAACGCATTGGGTGCCTGTTATCTAAAGGCCAACAAGCCCAAAGAAGCCCTGATGGCCTACCTGCATGTCGACGTACTGTTTTACAGCGAACCCGACATCCACGCCGAAGCCTTGTATCAGCTGAGCAAGCTTTGGGAACAGGTAAAGAATCCCGACCGCTCCGTCGCCGCGCGGAACCTGCTGAACGACCGCTACGCCGGCAGTCGCTGGGCCAGCATGTAA